In Drosophila sulfurigaster albostrigata strain 15112-1811.04 unplaced genomic scaffold, ASM2355843v2 contig_289_pilon, whole genome shotgun sequence, a single window of DNA contains:
- the LOC133849738 gene encoding uncharacterized protein LOC133849738, translating into MPNTRGPKELRRRLISGVVRSITTYAASIWVGAIECRTYTRIYKRYTGRARSESQVRFALCRVKPPKYWQRKQSSEQADFPKRVAAQVEFIQQRRMDAYPHPGVSEWVNRKHGQVNYYLTQLLSGHGCFKDYLFRFGHEADPLCPRCGIGYPEDAEHVFLTVRDPEENEKEWNGSMGEPVTPSNLVYHMLANMDNWEAADEMANAVMKELRREERSRRTEDGR; encoded by the exons ATGCCAAATACCAGAGGTCCGAAGGAGTTGCGCCGCAGACTCATCAGTGGTGTAGTGCGTTCGATAACCACATACGCAGCATCAATCTGGGTAGGTGCAATCGAATGCAGGACGTACACGAGGATATACAAGCGGTATACAGGACGTGCGCGCTCAGAATCACAAGTGCGTTTCGCACTGTGTCGGGTGAAGCCGCCGAAGTACTGGCAG CGGAAGCAGAGCAGCGAACAGGCAGATTTCCCTAAGCGAGTGGCAGCGCAGGTGGAGTTCATCCAACAAAGGCGCATGGACGCGTACCCTCATCCCGGAGTGAGTGAATGGGTAAATAGGAAACACGGACAGGTGAACTACTACCTGACGCAACTTTTGAGCGGACACGGCTGTTTTAAAGACTACCTCTTCCGTTTTGGGCATGAGGCAGACCCACTCTGTCCCAGATGCGGGATAGGATACCCGGAAGACGCCGAGCACGTGTTTTTAACCGTCCGAGATCCAGAAGAGAACGAGAAAGAGTGGAACGGAAGTATGGGGGAACCGGTGACGCCATCGAATCTTGTATACCACATGCTGGCAAACATGGACAACTGGGAGGCTGCAGATGAAATGGCGAACGCAGTCATGAAGGAGCTACGGCGGGAAGAAAGATCCCGGAGAACGGAAGACGGCCGATAA